A region from the Gossypium hirsutum isolate 1008001.06 chromosome A08, Gossypium_hirsutum_v2.1, whole genome shotgun sequence genome encodes:
- the LOC107892399 gene encoding probable WRKY transcription factor 12 isoform X1: MEGERGVSNYEIKVSFSTTQAIREMGFVQYEENQMMSFMAPAQSSHHQTSQALNHATIGNSSTTNSTTVAFGHNNQVGRTLDPKAVEGENYSSNINDGNNNSWWRRSTSEKGKVNNKVRRKLREPRFCFQTRSDVDVLDDGYKWRKYGQKVVKNSLHPRSYYRCTQNTCRVKKRVERLSEDCRMVITTYEGRHNHSPSHDSNSSDHQPFSSF; the protein is encoded by the exons ATGGAAGGAGAAAGGGGAGTCTCAAATTATGAGATAAAAGTTTCGTTCTCAACCACACAGGCGATCCGCGAAATGGGGTTTGTACAATATGAAGAAAACCAGATGATGAGTTTCATGGCTCCGGCGCAGTCTTCTCATCATCAAACATCTCAGGCTCTCAATCACGCCACGATTGGTAACAGTAGCACCACCAATTCCACCACCGTGGCGTTTGGTCATAACAACCAG GTAGGGAGGACCTTGGATCCCAAAGCTGTAGAGGGCGAGAATTACTCCAGTAACATCAACGATGGGAATAATAATTCATG GTGGAGGAGGTCAACCTCAGAGAAGGGTAAAGTGAATAATAAGGTAAGGAGAAAGCTAAGAGAACCAAGGTTTTGTTTCCAAACGAGGAGCGATGTGGATGTGCTAGACGACGGTTACAAGTGGAGAAAATATGGGCAGAAGGTTGTCAAAAACAGCCTTCATCCAAG GAGTTACTATCGGTGTACGCAGAATACTTGCAGAGTGAAGAAGAGGGTTGAAAGATTATCGGAGGATTGTCGAATGGTGATTACTACTTACGAAGGCAGGCACAACCACTCTCCCTCTCATGATTCTAATTCTTCTGACCATCAACCCTTTTCCTCTTtctaa
- the LOC107892399 gene encoding probable WRKY transcription factor 12 isoform X2: MEGERGVSNYEIKVSFSTTQAIREMGFVQYEENQMMSFMAPAQSSHHQTSQALNHATIGNSSTTNSTTVAFGHNNQVGRTLDPKAVEGENYSSNINDGNNNSWWRRSTSEKGKVNNKVRRKLREPRFCFQTRSDVDVLDDGYKWRKYGQKVVKNSLHPRWQELLSVYAEYLQSEEEG, from the exons ATGGAAGGAGAAAGGGGAGTCTCAAATTATGAGATAAAAGTTTCGTTCTCAACCACACAGGCGATCCGCGAAATGGGGTTTGTACAATATGAAGAAAACCAGATGATGAGTTTCATGGCTCCGGCGCAGTCTTCTCATCATCAAACATCTCAGGCTCTCAATCACGCCACGATTGGTAACAGTAGCACCACCAATTCCACCACCGTGGCGTTTGGTCATAACAACCAG GTAGGGAGGACCTTGGATCCCAAAGCTGTAGAGGGCGAGAATTACTCCAGTAACATCAACGATGGGAATAATAATTCATG GTGGAGGAGGTCAACCTCAGAGAAGGGTAAAGTGAATAATAAGGTAAGGAGAAAGCTAAGAGAACCAAGGTTTTGTTTCCAAACGAGGAGCGATGTGGATGTGCTAGACGACGGTTACAAGTGGAGAAAATATGGGCAGAAGGTTGTCAAAAACAGCCTTCATCCAAG ATGGCAGGAGTTACTATCGGTGTACGCAGAATACTTGCAGAGTGAAGAAGAGGGTTGA
- the LOC107896945 gene encoding pentatricopeptide repeat-containing protein At1g02150, which yields MLLQPSSLLNHRVSISSADSYSRQLPCRIPKFILSRTPSFQKLPITCSISQVHSYGTVDFERRPMVKWNALYKKISLMENPELGSASVLNEWEKGGRKLTKWELCRVVKELRKYKRFKQALEVYEWMNNRGERFRFSASDAAIQLDLISKVRGVSSAEDFFLQLPDTLKDKRIYGALLNAYVRARMQEKAESLIDNMRNKGYALHPLPFNVMMTLYMNLKEYDKVESMISEMMEKNIRLDIYSYNIWLSSCGSQGYVERMEQVYEQMKEDRSINPNWTTFSTMATMYIKMGLSEKAEECLRNVESRITGRDRIPYHYLITLYGTVGNKEEVYRIWKVYKSIFPSIPNLGYHAMISSLVRASDIEGAEKIYEEWLSVKTSYDPRIANLLMGLYVKEGNLDKAQSFFNHIADVGGKPNSSSWEILAEGNIQEERIDEALSCLKEAFATEGSRSWRPKPTNVSAFFNLCDEKEDTESREVVVGLLRQSGYLKNEAYASQISLSDGAVESVLPTYSSGDENQDDDSEVLLNQLQGSA from the exons atgctTCTCCAGCCTTCGTCGTTGCTGAATCACCGTGTTTCGATCTCCTCAGCCGATTCTTACTCTCGGCAGCTCCCATGCCGGATTCCCAAGTTTATCCTTTCCAGAACCCCAAGTTTTCAGAAGCTGCCGATCACGTGTTCCATATCTCAAGTCCATAGCTATGGGACCGTGGACTTTGAAAGAAGGCCCATGGTCAAATGGAACGCTCTATATAAGAAAATATCGCTCATGGAAAACCCTGAATTGGGTTCTGCCTCTGTGTTGAATGAGTGGGAAAAAGGAGGTAGGAAGCTCACCAAGTGGGAGCTTTGTAGGGTTGTCAAGGAGTTAAGGAAGTACAAGCGTTTCAAGCAAGCACTTGAG GTGTATGAGTGGATGAACAATAGAGGAGAGAGGTTTAGATTTTCTGCTAGTGATGCTGCAATTCAGTTAGACCTTATTTCTAAGGTGCGTGGAGTTTCAAGTGCCGAAGATTTCTTCCTTCAACTCCCTGATACTTTGAAGGACAAGAGAATCTATGGGGCCCTTCTGAATGCCTATGTGCGGGCAAGAATGCAAGAAAAGGCAGAATCTTTAATTGACAATATGAGGAATAAAGGTTATGCCTTGCATCCCCTTCCGTTTAATGTGATGATGACTCTATATATGAACCTTAAGGAGTATGATAAAGTTGAGTCAATGATTTCTGAAATGATGGAAAAAAACATACGTCTAGATATATATTCCTATAACATCTGGTTGTCATCTTGTGGATCCCAAGGATATGTGGAAAGAATGGAACAAGTATATGAGCAGATGAAAGAAGATCGGAGTATCAATCCAAACTGGACTACATTTAGCACAATGGCTACCATGTATATCAAGATGGGACTGTCTGAAAAAGCTGAAGAATGCTTGAGAAATGTAGAGAGTAGGATCACCGGTCGGGATCGTATACCATATCATTACCTTATTACACTTTATGGTACTGTTGGTAATAAAGAGGAGGTGTATCGGATATGGAAGGTTTACAAATCTATTTTCCCCAGTATTCCAAATTTGGGTTATCATGCTATGATATCATCTCTGGTTAGGGCCAGTGATATTGAAGGGGCAGAAAAGATTTATGAAGAGTGGCTATCAGTTAAAACATCTTATGACCCTAGAATAGCAAATCTTCTAATGGGGTTGTATGTTAAAGAAGGAAACTTGGATAAAGCTCAGAGCTTTTTCAATCACATAGCTGATGTGGGAGGAAAGCCAAATTCAAGCTCATGGGAGATTCTTGCTGAAGGGAATATTCAAGAGGAGAGAATCGATGAGGCTCTATCTTGCCTAAAGGAAGCTTTTGCAACTGAAGGTTCAAGAAGTTGGAGGCCAAAGCCAACAAATGTTTCTGCCTTCTTTAATCTCTGTGATGAAAAAGAGGACACGGAAAGTAGGGAGGTTGTGGTGGGATTGTTACGGCAATCAGGATATCTCAAAAATGAAGCTTATGCATCACAAATTAGCTTATCTGATGGTGCTGTTGAAAGTGTATTGCCAACATATAGTTCAGGCGATGAGAATCAGGATGATGATTCGGAGGTGCTTCTCAACCAACTGCAGGGCAGTGCGTGA
- the LOC107897055 gene encoding cyclin-U4-1, which translates to MAELDNPNVMSNLITFLSSLIQNVAESNDLNCGFQAQKISVFHGLTSPTISIQSYLHRIYKYANCSPSCFIVAYVYLDRFAQRQPSLPINSFNVHRLLITSVMVAAKFMDDMYYNNAFYAKVGGISTTEMNFLEVDFLFGLGFHLNVNLKTFHTYYSYLQRQMMMMLQPPPPSTAPESSIESTLKVHLCFSDEESTSHQKEQLAV; encoded by the exons ATGGCAGAGCTAGACAACCCAAATGTGATGTCAAATCTCATAACTTTCTTGTCTTCTCTCATCCAAAATGTGGCTGAATCCAACGATCTAAACTGTGGGTTCCAGGCTCAGAAGATTTCAGTTTTTCATGGCCTAACAAGCCCAACCATCTCCATTCAAAGCTACCTACACAGAATTTACAAGTACGCCAATTGCAGCCCCTCTTGCTTTATTGTTGCTTATGTTTATCTTGATCGGTTTGCTCAAAGGCAACCCTCCTTGCCCATCAATTCTTTCAACGTTCATCGCTTGCTTATTACGAGTGTGATGGTTGCTGCAAAGTTCATGGATGATAT GTATTACAACAACGCTTTCTATGCAAAAGTAGGAGGAATCAGTACAACAGAAATGAACTTCCTTGAAGTGgattttttatttgggttggGATTCCATTTAAATGTAAACCTCAAAACCTTTCACACCTACTATTCCTACCTGCAAAGacagatgatgatgatgttgcaaCCTCCACCACCAAGTACTGCACCAGAATCCTCTATAGAGTCCACATTGAAAGTCCATTTGTGCTTTAGTGACGAGGAATCCACATCTCATCAAAAGGAACAACTAGCTGTTTAA